One genomic segment of Mycolicibacterium psychrotolerans includes these proteins:
- a CDS encoding GuaB3 family IMP dehydrogenase-related protein — protein sequence MVEIGMGRTARRTYELGDINIVPSRRTRSSQDVSTAWQLDAYRFEIPVLAHPTDALVSPEFAIELGRQGGLGILNGEGLIGRHADVEARIAEVIEAAAKEPDPSASIRLLQQLHSAPLDPELLGAAVARIREAGVTTAVRVSPQNAQALTPTLVAAGIDLLVIQGTIISAERVAQDREPLNLKTFISELDVPVVAGGVLDHRTALHLMRTGAAGVIVGYGSTTGVTTSDEVLGISVPMATAIADAAAARREYLDETGGRYVHVLADGDIHTSGDLAKAIACGADAVVLGTPLASAAEALGGGWFWPAAAAHPSLPRGALLQVAAGERPTLEQVLSGPSDDPFGALNLVGGLRRSMAKAGYCDLKEFQKVGLTVGS from the coding sequence ATGGTCGAGATCGGCATGGGCCGGACGGCGCGCCGTACCTACGAACTGGGTGACATCAACATCGTGCCGTCGCGGCGCACCCGCTCGTCCCAGGACGTGTCGACGGCCTGGCAGCTCGACGCCTACCGGTTCGAGATCCCGGTGCTGGCCCACCCGACCGATGCGCTGGTGTCGCCGGAGTTCGCCATCGAGCTGGGCCGTCAGGGTGGCCTCGGAATCCTCAACGGCGAGGGCCTGATCGGGCGCCACGCCGACGTCGAGGCCCGCATCGCCGAGGTGATCGAGGCCGCGGCGAAGGAGCCCGACCCGTCGGCATCGATCCGGCTGCTGCAGCAATTGCATTCTGCGCCTTTGGATCCCGAGCTGCTGGGCGCCGCGGTCGCGCGGATTCGGGAGGCCGGGGTGACCACCGCGGTGCGCGTCTCGCCGCAGAACGCGCAGGCGCTGACGCCGACGCTGGTGGCCGCGGGCATCGACCTGCTCGTCATCCAGGGCACGATCATCTCGGCTGAGCGGGTTGCGCAGGACCGCGAGCCGCTGAACCTCAAGACGTTCATCTCCGAACTCGACGTGCCGGTGGTGGCCGGCGGCGTGCTCGACCACCGCACCGCGCTGCACCTGATGCGCACCGGCGCTGCCGGCGTGATCGTGGGGTACGGCTCGACCACCGGGGTGACGACGTCGGACGAGGTGCTCGGGATCAGCGTGCCGATGGCCACCGCGATCGCCGACGCCGCCGCCGCGCGCCGGGAATACCTCGACGAGACCGGCGGCCGCTACGTGCACGTGCTGGCCGACGGCGACATCCACACCTCCGGCGACCTGGCCAAGGCCATCGCGTGCGGCGCCGACGCCGTGGTGCTCGGCACGCCGCTGGCCTCGGCCGCTGAAGCGCTCGGCGGAGGCTGGTTCTGGCCCGCCGCGGCGGCGCACCCGTCGCTCCCGCGCGGCGCGCTGCTGCAGGTGGCCGCCGGGGAACGCCCGACGCTCGAGCAGGTGCTGAGCGGGCCGTCCGACGATCCGTTCGGAGCGCTCAACCTGGTCGGCGGCCTGCGCCGGTCGATGGCCAAGGCCGGCTACTGCGACCTCAAGGAATTCCAGAAGGTCGGTCTCACGGTCGGCAGCTGA
- a CDS encoding ferritin-like domain-containing protein — translation MATASIDMDAMLAKIKDRQWALADIDWAAPGAERITDEQRPKLKAFMADLCWIENIGARGFAALAKKAPTPTIAEIYRYFHAEEQRHANAELALMKRWGMLDDGEMPEPNVNIRLAMDWLDRYADRMSLSVLGTVIPMLEVALDGALLKFLLEEVDDPVCHQVFEKINNDESRHLVVDFAVLDMIGHADARRLAIEFVGTVASPSLIIGALMYIPLLNRVVDEIAAMGLEPERLHQAMLRFKSLGERGENTWRVPTYQVLKRHAAVVVNPRHPYHLLANTMVRLSDFYPRSLLKPIPSWFKELTHDPAA, via the coding sequence ATGGCCACCGCATCGATCGACATGGACGCCATGCTGGCGAAGATCAAGGACCGACAGTGGGCGCTGGCCGACATCGACTGGGCCGCACCGGGCGCGGAGCGGATCACCGACGAACAGCGGCCCAAGCTCAAGGCGTTCATGGCCGACCTGTGCTGGATCGAGAACATCGGCGCACGGGGTTTCGCCGCGCTGGCCAAGAAGGCGCCCACCCCGACGATCGCCGAGATCTACCGCTACTTCCACGCCGAGGAGCAGCGGCACGCCAATGCCGAACTGGCGCTGATGAAGCGGTGGGGCATGCTCGACGACGGGGAGATGCCCGAGCCGAACGTCAACATCCGGCTGGCGATGGACTGGCTGGACCGCTACGCCGACCGCATGTCGCTGTCGGTCCTGGGTACCGTGATCCCGATGCTGGAGGTGGCGCTCGACGGCGCGCTGCTGAAGTTCCTGCTCGAAGAGGTCGACGATCCCGTCTGCCATCAGGTGTTCGAGAAGATCAACAACGACGAATCCCGGCATCTGGTGGTCGATTTCGCGGTGCTCGACATGATCGGCCACGCCGACGCGCGGCGGCTGGCCATCGAGTTCGTCGGCACCGTGGCCTCGCCGAGCCTGATCATCGGCGCGCTGATGTACATCCCGCTGCTGAACCGGGTGGTCGACGAGATCGCGGCGATGGGCCTGGAACCCGAACGCCTGCACCAGGCGATGCTGCGCTTCAAGTCGCTCGGCGAACGCGGCGAGAACACCTGGCGGGTACCGACCTATCAGGTTCTCAAGCGCCACGCCGCGGTGGTCGTCAACCCGCGCCACCCCTACCACCTGCTGGCCAACACCATGGTCCGGCTCTCCGACTTCTATCCCCGGTCCCTGCTCAAGCCGATCCCCAGCTGGTTCAAAGAACTCACCCACGACCCGGCGGCCTGA
- a CDS encoding alpha/beta hydrolase: MLNAETAAALPQRGSWRSRGAAALAGLTLRQLSLVIPPGQPWGLWTSRQIVARLMDTFGPSLAGTRVERVDVRTPDGHRVVGEWVWGAGVPRDTTRAIYFVHGSGYVLCSTRTHRRLVSWLSRLTGVGVFSIDYRLAPRHRFPTAAEDVRHGWDWLTGNCGIAPERIVLAGDSAGGHLGVDLLLQPDVCHPAGVVLISPLVDLTFTLARSRERTRPDPTMRSHHAIRLVDLYCTGTESAHPRLTLDVAGGRPLPPTLIQAGEAEMLAADAIALAEDLRAAGGRAHLQIWPDQVHVFQALPRLIPEAVPAMRVVASFVTDVLADDAVEQAG; the protein is encoded by the coding sequence GTGCTCAACGCAGAGACGGCAGCCGCGCTGCCGCAGCGCGGTTCCTGGCGATCCCGCGGCGCGGCCGCGCTGGCCGGCCTGACGCTGCGCCAACTCAGCCTCGTGATCCCGCCCGGTCAGCCGTGGGGGCTGTGGACCTCCCGACAGATCGTCGCCCGCCTGATGGACACCTTCGGGCCGTCCCTGGCCGGGACCCGGGTCGAACGGGTCGATGTCCGCACACCCGACGGACACCGCGTGGTGGGCGAATGGGTGTGGGGCGCGGGCGTTCCCCGCGACACCACCCGCGCGATCTACTTCGTGCACGGCAGCGGTTACGTCCTGTGCTCGACCCGCACCCACCGGCGGCTGGTCTCCTGGCTGTCCCGGCTGACCGGCGTCGGCGTCTTCAGCATCGACTACCGCCTTGCGCCGCGGCACCGGTTCCCCACTGCCGCAGAGGATGTCCGTCACGGCTGGGACTGGTTGACCGGAAACTGCGGCATCGCGCCCGAACGTATCGTGCTGGCCGGCGACTCCGCGGGCGGCCACCTCGGCGTCGATCTGCTGTTGCAGCCCGACGTCTGCCATCCCGCAGGCGTGGTGCTGATATCGCCGCTGGTGGACCTGACGTTCACCCTGGCCCGATCGCGGGAACGCACCCGCCCCGACCCCACCATGCGGTCGCACCACGCCATCCGGCTGGTCGATTTGTATTGCACCGGAACCGAATCCGCTCATCCGCGGCTGACCCTCGACGTCGCGGGCGGCCGACCGCTTCCGCCGACGCTGATCCAGGCCGGCGAAGCCGAGATGCTCGCCGCCGACGCGATCGCGCTCGCCGAGGACCTGCGCGCCGCAGGCGGCCGCGCCCATCTGCAGATCTGGCCCGACCAGGTCCACGTCTTCCAGGCGTTGCCGCGGCTGATCCCCGAAGCGGTGCCCGCGATGCGCGTCGTCGCCTCGTTCGTCACCGACGTCCTGGCCGACGACGCCGTCGAACAGGCCGGCTGA
- the guaA gene encoding glutamine-hydrolyzing GMP synthase codes for MDSAAPRPVLVVDFGAQYAQLIARRVREARVFSEVIPHTASVDEIKARNPRAVVLSGGPASVYSDGAPQLDPALFDLDVPVFGICYGFQAMAQALGGTVAHTGTSEFGRTELKVVGGDLHSDLPETQPVWMSHGDAVTEAPAGFEVVATSSGAPVAAFEDRSRRLAGVQYHPEVMHSPHGQQVLSRFLHEFAGIDAAWTPANIADALVEQVRAQIGDGRAICGLSGGVDSAVAAALVQRAIGDRLTCVFVDHGLLRAGERAQVQRDFVAATGANLVTVDVADRFLEALSGVTNPEGKRKIIGREFIRAFEGAVRDALGAAEGDVEFLVQGTLYPDVVESGGGAGTANIKSHHNVGGLPGDLKFTLVEPLRLLFKDEVRAVGRELGLPEEIVARQPFPGPGLGIRIVGEVTADRLETLRRADAIAREELTAAGLDHQIWQCPVVLLADVRSVGVQGDGRTYGHPIVLRPVSSEDAMTADWTRVPYDVLERISTRITNEVREVNRVVLDITSKPPGTIEWE; via the coding sequence GTGGATTCAGCTGCTCCCCGCCCGGTACTGGTGGTCGACTTCGGTGCCCAGTACGCCCAGCTCATCGCACGTCGAGTGCGCGAGGCGCGGGTGTTCTCCGAAGTCATCCCGCACACCGCGAGCGTCGACGAGATCAAGGCGCGCAACCCGCGCGCCGTGGTGCTGTCGGGCGGGCCGGCCAGCGTGTACAGCGACGGTGCGCCGCAGCTCGACCCGGCGCTGTTCGACCTCGACGTCCCCGTGTTCGGCATCTGCTACGGGTTCCAGGCCATGGCGCAGGCGCTCGGCGGCACCGTCGCGCACACCGGCACCAGCGAGTTCGGTCGCACCGAGCTGAAAGTCGTTGGCGGCGATCTGCATTCCGATCTGCCCGAGACACAACCGGTGTGGATGAGCCACGGTGACGCGGTCACCGAGGCGCCGGCCGGGTTCGAGGTGGTGGCCACCAGTTCCGGTGCGCCGGTGGCGGCGTTCGAGGACCGGTCACGGCGGCTGGCCGGCGTGCAGTATCACCCCGAGGTCATGCACAGCCCGCACGGCCAGCAGGTGCTCAGCCGGTTCCTGCACGAGTTCGCCGGGATCGACGCCGCCTGGACACCGGCCAACATCGCCGACGCGCTCGTCGAGCAGGTGCGCGCCCAGATCGGCGACGGACGGGCGATCTGCGGGCTGTCCGGCGGCGTGGACTCCGCGGTCGCGGCGGCGCTGGTGCAGCGTGCCATCGGCGATCGGCTGACGTGTGTGTTCGTCGACCACGGTCTGCTCCGTGCCGGTGAGCGCGCACAGGTACAGCGCGATTTCGTCGCCGCCACCGGGGCGAACCTGGTCACCGTCGATGTGGCCGACCGCTTTCTCGAGGCGCTGTCCGGGGTCACCAACCCCGAGGGCAAGCGCAAGATCATCGGCCGCGAGTTCATCCGCGCGTTCGAGGGTGCGGTGCGCGACGCGCTGGGGGCGGCCGAGGGGGACGTCGAGTTCCTGGTGCAGGGCACGCTGTATCCCGACGTGGTGGAGTCTGGCGGCGGCGCGGGCACGGCGAACATCAAGAGCCACCACAACGTCGGCGGCCTACCCGGCGACCTGAAGTTCACGCTCGTCGAGCCGTTGCGGCTGCTGTTCAAAGACGAGGTCCGCGCGGTGGGTCGCGAGCTGGGCCTTCCGGAGGAAATCGTTGCGCGCCAACCGTTCCCGGGTCCGGGGCTGGGGATCCGCATCGTCGGCGAGGTCACCGCGGACCGGCTGGAAACTCTGCGCCGTGCCGATGCGATCGCCCGCGAGGAACTGACCGCGGCCGGACTGGATCACCAGATCTGGCAGTGCCCGGTCGTGCTGCTGGCCGACGTCCGGTCGGTGGGCGTGCAGGGCGACGGCCGCACCTACGGGCATCCGATCGTGCTGCGCCCGGTCTCCAGCGAGGACGCGATGACGGCGGACTGGACGCGGGTGCCCTACGACGTGCTGGAACGGATCTCGACGCGCATCACCAACGAGGTGCGCGAGGTGAACCGGGTCGTGCTGGACATCACCAGCAAGCCGCCCGGCACCATCGAATGGGAGTAG
- a CDS encoding flavin-containing monooxygenase, with translation MAGTRIHDTLIVGAGFSGLGAAVKLRKAGVDDIVIVERSDRVGGTWRDNTYPGVACDIPTMLYSFSFAENPTWSRMYPSGGEICAHIEELTDRHGLRPLIRFDTEITGLSFDERAGVWTATTKGRKRFAARTVVLAAGPLAHHKLPDIRGIDTYRGRTIHSAAWDHDFDVTGKRVAVVGTGASAVQIVPELVKTAAFVKVFQRTPGWVLPRPDVEMPASVQTLFAKVPAAQELARQALFWGHEACAAALVWNTPLSGLVAALGRAHLRATVKDAWLRRQLTPDFTPGCKRMLISNDYYPALQRENCKLIDWPIATISPAGIRTSDGVEHHLDAIVFATGYDVHLSGPPFPVTGLGGRSLQQEWADHAEAFKSASAHGFPNLFFMTGPNSGPGHNSLLVYIEGQIDYAVAAVTAILNENLRYLDVRADTQRRYNAAIQQRLTRTTWMSGCRSWYLTADGFNASMYPGLATQYLRQMRQFRLDDYHAVAHEVRARAVTSTA, from the coding sequence GTGGCCGGAACACGCATCCACGACACCCTGATCGTCGGCGCGGGCTTCTCCGGGCTGGGCGCCGCGGTCAAACTCCGGAAGGCCGGTGTCGACGACATCGTGATCGTCGAACGCAGCGACCGTGTCGGCGGCACCTGGCGTGACAACACCTATCCCGGTGTTGCCTGCGACATTCCGACCATGCTGTACTCGTTCTCGTTCGCCGAGAACCCCACCTGGTCACGGATGTATCCGTCGGGCGGCGAGATCTGCGCCCACATCGAAGAGCTGACCGACCGGCACGGGCTGCGCCCGCTGATCCGGTTCGACACCGAGATCACCGGCCTGAGCTTCGACGAGAGGGCCGGCGTGTGGACCGCGACAACCAAGGGCCGCAAGCGCTTTGCGGCCCGCACCGTGGTGTTGGCCGCCGGCCCGCTGGCCCACCACAAGCTGCCCGACATCCGCGGCATCGACACCTACCGCGGCCGCACGATCCACAGCGCCGCCTGGGATCACGACTTCGACGTCACCGGCAAGCGGGTCGCGGTGGTCGGCACCGGTGCCAGCGCCGTGCAGATCGTGCCGGAACTGGTGAAGACGGCGGCATTCGTCAAGGTTTTCCAGCGCACTCCGGGTTGGGTACTGCCCCGCCCGGACGTCGAGATGCCCGCATCGGTCCAGACGCTGTTCGCCAAAGTGCCTGCCGCACAGGAATTGGCACGTCAGGCACTGTTCTGGGGACACGAGGCGTGCGCGGCGGCGCTGGTGTGGAACACGCCGCTGAGCGGGCTGGTGGCCGCACTGGGCCGGGCCCATCTGCGGGCGACGGTCAAGGACGCATGGCTGCGCAGGCAGCTCACGCCGGACTTCACGCCGGGCTGCAAACGCATGTTGATCTCCAACGACTACTACCCCGCCCTGCAGCGTGAGAACTGCAAACTCATCGACTGGCCGATCGCCACGATCAGCCCGGCAGGGATCCGCACCAGCGACGGGGTCGAGCACCATCTCGACGCGATCGTGTTCGCCACCGGATACGACGTGCACCTGTCGGGTCCGCCGTTCCCGGTCACCGGGCTCGGCGGGCGGTCGCTGCAGCAGGAGTGGGCGGATCACGCCGAGGCCTTCAAGAGTGCCAGTGCGCACGGCTTCCCGAACCTGTTCTTCATGACCGGGCCCAACTCCGGTCCCGGCCACAATTCCCTGCTGGTCTACATCGAGGGACAGATCGATTACGCGGTCGCCGCCGTCACCGCGATTCTGAACGAGAACCTGCGCTACCTCGACGTCCGCGCCGACACGCAGCGCCGCTACAACGCCGCGATCCAGCAGCGGTTGACCAGGACGACCTGGATGTCGGGCTGCCGCAGCTGGTATCTGACCGCCGATGGGTTCAACGCGTCGATGTACCCGGGGCTGGCGACGCAGTATCTTCGACAGATGCGCCAATTCCGGCTCGACGACTATCACGCGGTGGCACACGAGGTGCGGGCACGCGCCGTCACCTCCACTGCCTGA
- a CDS encoding GMC family oxidoreductase, with amino-acid sequence MQTDYDVVIIGSGFGGSVSALRLTEKGYKVLVLEAGKRFADPDFAKTSWNLRKFLWAPRLGMFGIQRIHLLNNVMILAGAGVGGGSLNYANTLYVPREPFFNDPQWRDITDWRSELLPHYDQAQRMLGVVTNPTVTDADRIMQEVAEDMGCRDTWVPTPVGVFFGPDNEKTPGETVPDPYFGGAGPERTGCIECGSCMTGCRYGAKNTLIKNYLGLAERAGATIRPMTTVTDFSQRPDGTWEIRTVRTGSWVRRTRRTFTANQVVLAAGTYGTQRLLFKMRDSGRLPKLSDRLGVLTRTNSESIVGAGRLRVSDDLDLTHGVAITSSIHPTSDTHVEPCRYGKGSNAMGLLQTLMTDGAGPEGTDVPRWKQLVRTARSDPQGTLRLLNPRRWSERTMIALVMQNLDNSITTFTKRTRFGFHRYLSKQGHGEPNPSWIPVGNEVTRRIAKKIDGVAGGTWGELFNIPLTAHFLGGAAIGENPQRGVIDPYHRVYNYPTLSVVDGAAISANLGVNPSLSITAQAERAASLWPNKGEEDLRPAQGEPYRRLDPIEPAHPMVPAGAPAALDWGVSAETVNRRDPTTAEAQGA; translated from the coding sequence ATGCAGACCGACTACGACGTCGTCATCATCGGTTCCGGCTTCGGCGGCAGCGTCAGCGCGCTGCGTCTGACCGAGAAGGGCTACAAGGTCCTCGTGCTCGAGGCCGGCAAGCGCTTTGCCGATCCCGACTTCGCCAAGACTTCGTGGAATTTGCGGAAGTTCCTGTGGGCGCCGCGGCTCGGCATGTTCGGCATCCAGCGCATCCACCTGCTCAACAACGTGATGATCCTGGCCGGCGCCGGGGTCGGCGGCGGGTCGCTGAACTACGCGAACACGCTCTACGTGCCGAGGGAGCCGTTCTTCAACGACCCGCAATGGCGCGACATCACCGACTGGCGCTCCGAGCTGCTGCCGCACTACGACCAGGCGCAGCGGATGCTCGGCGTGGTCACCAACCCGACGGTCACCGACGCCGACAGGATCATGCAGGAAGTCGCCGAGGACATGGGCTGCCGGGACACCTGGGTCCCGACGCCGGTCGGGGTGTTCTTCGGCCCCGACAACGAAAAGACGCCGGGCGAGACCGTTCCCGATCCCTACTTCGGCGGCGCCGGTCCGGAGCGCACCGGGTGCATCGAGTGCGGCTCCTGCATGACGGGCTGCCGCTACGGCGCCAAGAACACTCTGATCAAGAACTACTTGGGGCTTGCGGAGCGCGCCGGCGCGACGATCCGCCCGATGACCACGGTCACCGATTTCTCCCAGCGTCCCGACGGCACCTGGGAGATCCGCACCGTGCGGACGGGAAGCTGGGTGCGCCGCACCCGCCGCACGTTCACCGCGAACCAGGTGGTGCTCGCGGCCGGCACCTACGGCACGCAGCGGCTGCTGTTCAAGATGCGCGACAGCGGCCGGCTGCCGAAGCTGTCCGACCGGCTCGGGGTGCTGACCCGCACCAACTCGGAGTCGATCGTCGGCGCGGGACGGCTGCGCGTCAGTGACGACCTGGACCTCACGCACGGCGTGGCGATCACCTCGTCGATCCATCCGACCTCCGACACCCATGTCGAGCCGTGCCGCTACGGCAAGGGCTCGAACGCGATGGGGCTGCTGCAGACCCTGATGACCGACGGCGCCGGTCCGGAGGGCACCGACGTGCCACGTTGGAAACAGCTCGTGCGCACCGCGCGCAGCGATCCTCAGGGCACTCTGCGCCTGCTCAACCCGCGGCGCTGGAGCGAGCGCACGATGATCGCGCTGGTGATGCAGAATCTCGACAACTCGATCACGACGTTCACCAAGCGCACCCGGTTCGGCTTCCACCGCTACCTGAGCAAGCAGGGCCACGGCGAGCCGAATCCGTCGTGGATCCCGGTGGGCAACGAGGTCACCCGCCGCATCGCGAAGAAGATCGACGGCGTGGCGGGCGGAACCTGGGGTGAGCTGTTCAACATCCCGCTGACGGCGCACTTCCTGGGCGGCGCGGCCATCGGCGAGAACCCGCAGCGCGGCGTCATCGACCCGTACCACCGGGTGTACAACTACCCGACGCTGTCGGTGGTCGACGGCGCGGCGATCTCGGCGAATCTCGGTGTGAATCCCTCGCTTTCGATCACCGCTCAGGCCGAGCGGGCCGCCTCGCTGTGGCCGAACAAGGGCGAGGAGGACCTGCGGCCCGCGCAGGGCGAGCCGTACCGGCGGCTTGATCCCATCGAGCCGGCGCATCCGATGGTGCCCGCCGGCGCGCCTGCGGCTCTGGACTGGGGCGTGAGTGCCGAGACGGTCAACCGGCGGGATCCCACGACCGCCGAGGCGCAGGGCGCCTGA
- a CDS encoding MerR family transcriptional regulator has protein sequence MSQPKSSGPIPTILRRIRRGSRDVVETAVSQLFDAAVQPHGAAESGEYRIDELARLAGTTTRNIRVYRDRGLLHPPLRVGRIALFNDTHLTRLRLITSLLDRGYNLAHVHEMLSTWEQGKDLGDMLGLESAIAGSWATEKPQRMTIEAARRLIDDDAAFERLVALEIIRVEQEQATVVRPTLVDAFTEIHRYGVAYDKLIDIHEQISPLLDQISAILVQAGVEEVLDKINPGAAMPDDVKVAELITTLVRFRTRAVSAVGATLAFSIETAIETTVAQMLGDLVERNTDAGGE, from the coding sequence ATGTCCCAGCCGAAGTCCAGCGGGCCGATCCCCACCATCCTGCGCCGGATCCGGCGCGGATCCCGCGACGTCGTCGAGACCGCGGTGTCGCAGTTGTTCGACGCCGCCGTGCAACCGCACGGCGCCGCCGAATCCGGCGAGTACCGCATCGACGAACTTGCCCGGCTGGCCGGCACGACCACCCGCAACATCCGCGTCTACCGGGACCGCGGGCTGCTGCATCCGCCGCTGCGGGTCGGCCGCATCGCCCTGTTCAACGACACCCATCTGACCCGCCTGCGCCTGATCACCTCGCTGCTCGACCGCGGATACAACCTCGCGCACGTCCACGAGATGCTCTCGACGTGGGAGCAGGGCAAGGATCTGGGCGACATGCTCGGCCTGGAGTCGGCGATCGCGGGCAGCTGGGCCACCGAGAAGCCGCAACGGATGACGATCGAGGCGGCCCGGCGGCTGATCGACGACGACGCCGCATTCGAGCGGCTCGTCGCGCTGGAGATCATCCGCGTGGAGCAGGAGCAGGCCACCGTCGTGCGGCCCACCCTGGTCGACGCGTTCACCGAGATCCACCGGTACGGCGTCGCCTACGACAAGCTCATCGACATCCACGAGCAGATCAGCCCGCTGCTCGATCAGATCAGCGCGATCCTGGTACAGGCGGGCGTCGAGGAGGTCCTCGACAAGATCAACCCGGGCGCCGCGATGCCCGACGACGTCAAGGTCGCCGAACTGATCACCACGCTGGTGCGGTTCCGCACCCGCGCGGTCTCCGCGGTCGGTGCCACGCTGGCGTTCTCGATCGAGACCGCCATCGAGACGACCGTCGCGCAGATGCTCGGCGACCTCGTCGAGAGGAACACCGACGCCGGCGGAGAGTGA